A genomic region of Phragmites australis chromosome 2, lpPhrAust1.1, whole genome shotgun sequence contains the following coding sequences:
- the LOC133904119 gene encoding uncharacterized protein LOC133904119 produces MTRTAAKTAAAASAAANAHSGVLNLDDANGSSLGFVETIQEEMVDLRSRVGGVEMQLSQVLEQLGSMQSILMKLPQVHSMSAGPVLTKPTEMDKSSGGEMDERSGKLHVEGNTDMLGGHVSSSFNSAYGMVFNEVPVRPVHLAQDSEGMHNQSENVFEKTQPMKPHPFASRFHTNTTYVPPHERMLDSRKHHIHYVQDKWSSKVTEPSFSLSISRPKLEFPSFHGDNPSGWTRQCEKYFDLASVPQDMWVSMATLHCAGRAENWWSGLRISSKQIKWFQFCQMVCNRFSEHSMYDVVEMLHSLTQDNSISNYIDKFEELMASMQRQHPALQEEYYVRCFVKGLKEQIKHYLKPHKPYTLDEAYWIAKDLEKAVLSRKQVAYVSSAHKSSFIPNNVSQKPTQQSTQNPKVDLQLKPDKLAPISVKPKEPSTCWKCAAPWTPRHKQKCKFYQPSAHAISLEPEEILCQDEEMDPQREETECALQTEPVLMHISQQALQGTTNNATFCLPVILGGKRGMALVDSGSTHSFMDVTFASKARCSIQHTAIQSVKVAGGGELHTGGYVQSYAYHIYKEKFHNPFQLLDLKSHDLILGCDWIFLHSPIAIDLKEH; encoded by the coding sequence ATGACACGCACCGCAGCCAAGACGGCAGCAGCGGCGTCTGCGGCAGCAAATGCTCACTCCGGGGTTCTGAATCTGGATGATGCAAATGGATCTAGCTTGGGGTTTGTGGAGACTATTCAGGAGGAAATGGTTGATCTGAGGTCTCGTGTTGGTGGCGTAGAGATGCAACTCTCACAAGTGCTGGAGCAACTGGGTTCGATGCAGTCCATCCTGATGAAATTACCCCAAGTCCATAGCATGTCTGCTGGTCCAGTCCTCACCAAACCAACGGAAATGGACAAATCAAGTGGAGGAGAGATGGATGAGAGGTCTGGAAAACTTCATGTGGAAGGTAACACTGATATGTTGGGGGGTCATGTTTCTTCTAGCTTTAATTCTGCATATGGAATGGTATTTAATGAGGTTCCAGTTAGACCAGTTCATCTTGCTCAGGATTCTGAGGGTATGCATAACCAATCTGAAAATGTCTTTGAAAAAACCCAACCCATGAAACCCCACCCTTTTGCTTCTCGATTCCAtaccaacaccacatatgtTCCTCCTCATGAGAGAATGCTTGATTCTAGGAAGCATCACATTCATTATGTTCAGGATAAATGGTCTTCTAAAGTGACTGAACCATCTTTCAGTTTGTCCATCTCTAGACCCAAGTTAGAGTTTCCATCCTTCCATGGTGATAACCCTAGTGGTTGGACACGTCAATGTGAGAAATATTTTGATCTAGCATCAGTTCCCCAAGACATGTGGGTTTCTATGGCTACTTTACATTGTGCTGGGAGGGCTGAAAATTGGTGGTCTGGCTTGAGGATATCATCTAAACAGATCAAGTGGTTCCAATTTTGTCAAATGGTCTGTAATAGATTTTCTGAACATAGCATGTATGATGTGGTTGAGATGTTGCATTCACTCACCCAAGATAATTCTATCTCCAACTATATTGATAAGTTTGAGGAGTTAATGGCATCTATGCAAAGACAGCACCCAGCATTACAAGAAGAATATTATGTCAGATGTTTTGTCAAAGGGCTCAAGGAGCAAATTAAACACTATTTGAAGCCCCATAAACCATATACCCTGGATGAAGCTTATTGGATTGCAAAGGATCTCGAGAAGGCAGTTCTGAGCAGGAAACAAGTTGCTTATGTATCTTCTGCACACAAGAGCTCTTTTATCCCCAACAATGTCTCTCAGAAGCCTACTCAGCAGAGTACTCAGAATCCTAAAGTGGATCTTCAACTGAAACCTGACAAGCTTGCTCCTATTTCTGTAAAACCAAAGGAACCTAGTACTTGTTGGAAATGTGCAGCTCCTTGGACTCCTAGACACAAGCAGAAATGCAAATTTTATCAGCCTTCTGCTCATGCTATTAGTCTGGAACCTGAAGAGATACTGTGTCAGGATGAAGAGATGGACCCTCAGAGAGAGGAAACTGAGTGTGCCTTACAAACTGAACCAGTCCTCATGCATATATCTCAGCAAGCTTTACAAGGTACTACTAATAATGCTACTTTTTGCTTACCTGTGATTTTGGGAGGAAAAAGAGGTATGGCATTAGTGGATAGTGGTAGCACACATAGCTTTATGGATGTTACTTTTGCTTCAAAGGCTAGATGTTCTATACAACACACTGCCATACAATCTGTGAAAGTGGCAGGTGGTGGTGAATTACACACTGGAGGTTATGTTCAGTCTTATGCATATCATATTTACAAGGAAAAATTTCACAACCCTTTCCAACTTCTGGATTTGAAAAGTCATGACCTGATATTGGGCTGTGACTGGATATTTTTACACAGTCCCATTGCAATTGATTTGAAGGAACACTGA
- the LOC133904470 gene encoding uncharacterized protein LOC133904470, translating to MSVGSKSFPTRRDCGCGEGGAGGGENGDGAVVREESKGGSRNGRKEARYDRCFSGMELSIGPGPLKDMDAGKLKGQIRRWAKAVVAYARQISFGSPRSRSRSASSPTSGGGDTPSSATFPASKSGRLGGAKNEPPTT from the coding sequence ATGTCCGTGGGCAGCAAGTCGTTCCCAACGCGCCGTGACTGCGGCTGCGGCGAGggaggggcaggaggaggagagaacGGCGATGGAGCCGtggtgagggaggagagcaAAGGCGGCAGCAGGAACGGGAGGAAGGAGGCGCGGTACGACCGCTGCTTCTCGGGTATGGAGCTCAGCATCGGGCCGGGGCCGCTCAAGGACATGGACGCCGGGAAGCTCAAGGGCCAGATCAGGAGGTGGGCGAAGGCGGTTGTGGCCTACGCACGTCAGATCAGCTTCGGCTCGCCGAGGTCCAGATCAAGATCGGCCTCCTCGCCCAcgtccggcggcggcgacaccCCGAGCTCGGCCACGTTCCCGGCGTCCAAGTCCGGCCGCCTCGGTGGCGCCAAGAACGAGCCTCCGACGACATGA